One part of the Amyelois transitella isolate CPQ chromosome 10, ilAmyTran1.1, whole genome shotgun sequence genome encodes these proteins:
- the LOC106136781 gene encoding protein atonal-like, translating into MAAETYGHRLIYSEKDMFTNEVMMEYSTEDCYLSWPRSPDSGRSSLEPTPSLDGSIHQDSSHIAYRGLSQDMLEDNIEDEGLDGSGKRRGRATSAAVLRRRRLAANARERRRMQNLNKAFDRLRGHLPSLGADRQLSKYETLQMAQTYIAALYELLQ; encoded by the coding sequence ATGGCAGCCGAAACGTACGGTCACCGACTGATCTACTCAGAAAAAGACATGTTTACCAATGAAGTCATGATGGAATATTCGACTGAAGACTGCTATTTATCCTGGCCGAGGTCTCCTGACTCTGGAAGGTCAAGTTTGGAGCCAACTCCGTCACTAGATGGAAGTATTCACCAAGATTCTTCACACATCGCGTACAGAGGATTGTCGCAGGATATGCTAGAGGATAATATAGAAGATGAAGGACTAGACGGTTCTGGAAAGAGGAGAGGACGGGCTACCAGTGCGGCCGTGttgagaagaagaagattagCGGCTAACGCTCGTGAGAGGAGAAGGATgcagaatttaaataaagcctTCGACAGACTCCGCGGTCACCTACCTTCGCTTGGGGCAGATCGCCAGCTTTCGAAGTACGAGACTCTTCAAATGGCCCAAACCTACATCGCAGCTCTTTATGAACTATTACAGTAG
- the LOC106133131 gene encoding putative nuclease HARBI1 isoform X1, protein MHSLRLLWAAHNENTWVRRQRRFSSRRHMETIEDMPELLFIQHFRLDKKTFRRLCDELKRYTGLKGSNEISLEVKVLCTLSFLATGSYQTIVGVGQYLTQRTTSRCVREVVNSLNHNWMVSRWIVFPQTPHERSLIKEKFHIRHNLPGIIGCINCTHIAIVRPEEDEYSFFNRKGYH, encoded by the exons atgcattctTTACGTTTATTGTGGGCTGCACATAATGAGAATACCTGGGTGAGGCGTCAAAGGCGATTTTCATCAAGAAGACATATGGAAACGATTGAAGATATGCCGGAATTGTTGTTTATACAACATTTCAGGCttgataaaaaaacttttcgaCGATTATGCGACGAACTAAAAAGATATACTGGATTGAAAGGATCCAATGAAATTTCCCTGGAAGTGAAG GTGCTGTGTACTCTAAGCTTTTTAGCCACAGGGTCATACCAGACAATTGTAGGTGTGGGACAATATTTGACACAGCGGACTACAAGTCGCTGTGTCAGGGAGGTTGTGAATTCTTTAAATCACAATTGGATGGTCAGCAGGTGGATAGTGTTTCCACAAACACCACATGAGAGATCTTTAATCAAAGAGAA ATTCCATATAAGACATAATTTGCCTGGAATTATTGGGTGCATTAATTGTACCCATATAGCTATAGTAAGACCAGAGGAGGAtgaatattcattttttaatagaaaaggatatcattaa
- the LOC106136230 gene encoding myb-related transcription factor, partner of profilin has product MESHGDLARPVAGAQGRVRSDQLWSDLTNILNSVGGGVNKTTDKWKKVWADLKSKTKKKGLTLRQHARGTGGGPASQKSLSHLEERVLAIIGPTAVEGQDSIQELGFSRPQSSAPAPSQSSAVVAQEDDPVYVDYGGGVVKY; this is encoded by the exons ATGGAAAG TCATGGGGACCTGGCTAGGCCTGTTGCAGGGGCACAAGGTCGAGTACGGTCAGACCAATTATGGTCTGATCttactaatatattaaattccgTTGGTGGTGGTGTCAACAAAACAACAGACAAGtggaaaaaa GTATGGGCCGATTTAAAATCCAAGACTAAGAAAAAAGGTCTGACCTTGCGGCAACATGCCAGAGGGACTGGAGGTGGACCGGCTAGCCAGAAATCCTTGTCGCATTTGGAGGAAAGGGTTCTGGCTATTATCGGCCCAACAGCAGTGGAAGGACAAGACTCTATACAAGAGCTTGGATTTAGT aGACCTCAATCTTCTGCACCTGCACCCTCTCAATCATCTGCAGTTGTTGCCCAAGAAGATGATCCAGTATATGTGGACTATGGTGGTGGTGtggttaaatattaa
- the LOC106133131 gene encoding uncharacterized protein LOC106133131 isoform X2: protein MHSLRLLWAAHNENTWVRRQRRFSSRRHMETIEDMPELLFIQHFRLDKKTFRRLCDELKRYTGLKGSNEISLEVKVLCTLSFLATGSYQTIVGVGQYLTQRTTSRCVREVVNSLNHNWMVSRWIVFPQTPHERSLIKEKGFWISTATLVDDAYTRC from the exons atgcattctTTACGTTTATTGTGGGCTGCACATAATGAGAATACCTGGGTGAGGCGTCAAAGGCGATTTTCATCAAGAAGACATATGGAAACGATTGAAGATATGCCGGAATTGTTGTTTATACAACATTTCAGGCttgataaaaaaacttttcgaCGATTATGCGACGAACTAAAAAGATATACTGGATTGAAAGGATCCAATGAAATTTCCCTGGAAGTGAAG GTGCTGTGTACTCTAAGCTTTTTAGCCACAGGGTCATACCAGACAATTGTAGGTGTGGGACAATATTTGACACAGCGGACTACAAGTCGCTGTGTCAGGGAGGTTGTGAATTCTTTAAATCACAATTGGATGGTCAGCAGGTGGATAGTGTTTCCACAAACACCACATGAGAGATCTTTAATCAAAGAGAA GGGATTCTGGATATCCACAGCGACCTTGGTTGATGACGCTTATACTAGATGCTGA